GGGTGGTCTTGCCGGCGCCGTTGGCCCCTACGACGGCCACCACCTCTCCTTGGTAGACCTCCAGGCTCACTTCCTGCAGGGCCTGGATGCGGCCATAGGCAGCGCGCAACCTCTCCACTGCTAGCAGGGGCCTGCTCATGCCGCCTCCTCGCCCAGATAGGCCTCGATGACTTGAGGGTCCGACTGCACCTGCGCCGGCGGCCCCTGCGCGATGACCACCCCATGGTCCAGGACCACTACCCAGTCGGAGCAGGACATGACCACGTCCATATGGTGCTCCACCAACAGCACTGCCAGGCCATCGCCGGCCAGCTGGCGCAGCATCTGGCCCACGTCGGCGGCCTCCGCCCCTGAGAGGCCGGCCGTGGGCTCGTCCAGCAGTAGCAAGACCGGCTCGCTAGCGAGGGCTCGCCCCAGCTCCACCAGCCGCTGCTTTCCGTATGGTAGGGATGTGGCAGGCCACTCGGCCACATCAGCCAGCCCCAGACGGGCGAGGAGACCATCGGTGGCCGCGCGGGCTTCCCGTTCCTCACGGAAGTGGCGCGGTAGCCGCAGCATGGCCTCAAGGAGCGAGGTATGCGTCAGCCGGTAGCGGCCCACCAAAAGGTGCTCCCGAACGGTCATTTGGCCGAAAAGCTGCAGGTTCTGGAAGGTGCGAGCGATGCCCAGCCTGGCCACGCGGTGGGGAGGCCAGCCGGTGATGTCGCGGCCCCGCAGGTAGACACGGCCTGCCGCCGGCCGAATCAACCCTGAGATGACGTTTAGCAGCGTCGTCTTCCCGGCGCCGTTGGGGCCGATGAGGGCCGTTACCTGCCCAGGCTCGGCTCTCAGGGAGACCTTGTCTAAGGCGCGCAGACCTCCGAACTGCACGCTCACGTTCTCAACTTGCAGCAGGCTCACCGCAGCTCCACCTCCTCCAGGGCCGGGGCGGGAGCCCGCCGCCGCCCACCCAGCCATTCCGCTCCCCAGTGCGCCAGCGCTACAATGCCGCCCGCCAGGCCCCGTGGCAGGAAGAGGAGCACCAGCACCAGCGCCAGCCCATAGGCCACGATCTCGTAGCTGCCGGTGGCTCCGGACACGAACTTGGGGACGAGCTCCCGCGTGCCCTCCGTCAGCAGCACCACCACCGCCGAGCCCAGGGGAGCCCCCCATACCGATTCGACACCACCCACGGTGGAGATGACCAGGAAACGCAAGGAGGGCAGCAGGCCGAAGGACTCGGGGCTGACGTAGGTCACGTAGTGAGCATAGAGGCTGCCTGACACCGCTGCATATATTGCCCCCAGGGCGAACACGGCCATCTTGGTGCGGGCCACATCGATGCCCACGCTAGCTGCGGCCACTTCCGAGGCGCCCATGGCCACCAACGCCCTTCCCGGGCGCGAGGTAAGCAGGTTACGGGCCGCTATCAACCCCACCGTCAGCACGCCCCAGGCCAGAAGGTACATGCTGGTGTCGGTATCGAACCGGAGCCTTCCCAGGGCCAGGTCAGGTATGCCGCCGGTGCCTTGGTTGCCACCCGTTAGCGAGTCCCAGCTTCGCACCACCACGTAGAAGACCAGGCCGAAGGCCAAGGTGGCCATGGCCAGGAAGTGGCCCCGCAGCCGGAAAACGATGCGCCCCAGAAGCGCTGCCAGCACCGCCGCCATGATGGCCCCAGCGGCCACGGCCAATAAGGGGTGCCAGTCTGCCTTGGCCGTGAGCAGGGCGGTGGCGTAGGCGCCCACACCGTAGAAGGCGGCATGCCCCAGGGAGACCTGGCCGGCAAAGCCCATCACCAGCGTCAGCCCCATGGCGGCGATGGCGTGCAGGGCCATCACCACCAGGTTGGCGCGGGTCAGAAAGGGCAGGGCATCGGCCAGGGGCACCAGGAGCACCCCTATTCCAAACACCCCACCCCAGAGGAACCAGGGGCCCCACCACCTCAGGCCCATCGCGTCCTCACCCGGGCCAGCAGACCCTCGGGCCGCAGCACCAGCATCAGCGCCAGCACGGCGAAGGCCACCCCCTCAGCCATGGCCGAGGAGACATAGCCCACTGCCACGGCCTCGGCCACCCCCAGCAGGAGGCCACCCGCCAGGGCGCCGAAGGGTGATACCAGGCCGCCCATCACTGCCGCTGTGAAGCCCTTCAGACCGAAGGGCACGCCCATATCGTAGTAGGCCGATGTTATGGGCACCAGCACCACCCCAGCCACCCCTGCCACCGCTGCTGCCATAGTGAAGGCATACATGGACATCTGCGCAGGGTTTATGGCCTGTAGGCGGGCCGCCTCCCGGTTCATGGCGCAGGCCTGCATGGCCTTGCCCACCACCGTCCGCTGGAAGAACCACCACAGGGCCAGGGCCAGGGCCAACGTCACCCCCAGCACCCATAACGTCTGGCGACTGACGGCTGCGCCGCCTATCTCCAAGGGGGGGCCGGCGGTGAAGGGGCCATAGCGCCGGGGATTGACCCCCCATATCAGCAGGGCCAACCCTTCCACCGCGATGGCCAATCCTACTGTCAGGATGATGAGGGTGAGGGTGGAGTGCCTGCGGGCGGGGTTGATGACCAGCCGGTCCGTCACCAGACCAGCCAACGCTGCTGCCACCATGGCCACTAGCAGCGCCGGCACCGCCGGCACCCCAGCCTCTCTCAGGCTCACCGCCGTCAAGGCAGAGAGCATCAGGTAGTGGCCCTGGGCGAAGTTGATGATGCCCGTCACGTTATAAACGATGACGAAGCCTACGCCCACCAGGCCATAGATGGCCCCCTGTCCGACGCCGCTGGCGACGAACTGAAGGAACTCGCTCACCTTC
This portion of the Dehalococcoidia bacterium genome encodes:
- a CDS encoding branched-chain amino acid ABC transporter permease: MSEFLQFVASGVGQGAIYGLVGVGFVIVYNVTGIINFAQGHYLMLSALTAVSLREAGVPAVPALLVAMVAAALAGLVTDRLVINPARRHSTLTLIILTVGLAIAVEGLALLIWGVNPRRYGPFTAGPPLEIGGAAVSRQTLWVLGVTLALALALWWFFQRTVVGKAMQACAMNREAARLQAINPAQMSMYAFTMAAAVAGVAGVVLVPITSAYYDMGVPFGLKGFTAAVMGGLVSPFGALAGGLLLGVAEAVAVGYVSSAMAEGVAFAVLALMLVLRPEGLLARVRTRWA
- a CDS encoding branched-chain amino acid ABC transporter permease — encoded protein: MGLRWWGPWFLWGGVFGIGVLLVPLADALPFLTRANLVVMALHAIAAMGLTLVMGFAGQVSLGHAAFYGVGAYATALLTAKADWHPLLAVAAGAIMAAVLAALLGRIVFRLRGHFLAMATLAFGLVFYVVVRSWDSLTGGNQGTGGIPDLALGRLRFDTDTSMYLLAWGVLTVGLIAARNLLTSRPGRALVAMGASEVAAASVGIDVARTKMAVFALGAIYAAVSGSLYAHYVTYVSPESFGLLPSLRFLVISTVGGVESVWGAPLGSAVVVLLTEGTRELVPKFVSGATGSYEIVAYGLALVLVLLFLPRGLAGGIVALAHWGAEWLGGRRRAPAPALEEVELR
- a CDS encoding ABC transporter ATP-binding protein — its product is MSLLQVENVSVQFGGLRALDKVSLRAEPGQVTALIGPNGAGKTTLLNVISGLIRPAAGRVYLRGRDITGWPPHRVARLGIARTFQNLQLFGQMTVREHLLVGRYRLTHTSLLEAMLRLPRHFREEREARAATDGLLARLGLADVAEWPATSLPYGKQRLVELGRALASEPVLLLLDEPTAGLSGAEAADVGQMLRQLAGDGLAVLLVEHHMDVVMSCSDWVVVLDHGVVIAQGPPAQVQSDPQVIEAYLGEEAA